TTATTATTCTGTTTAGTTTCTGTAATCCTTTAAACACGGTTTTTTCGTAATGGCTAGGAAGAAATACAACAGCCAAGTATCCCTTCTAAATCAAGTATAGTTAAAACTACGATAGTAGCATATAGAGGTGCTTTCATTTCACATGAACTCAACTACTCCACCTTGACGGCCCTAGGAATTTTTGAGACAACTTTGGATTTGACTACTCCAAGtatcttgttcttctcttccGATACCTTCCCGATGAAACTGTCAATGGCCCCTTGAAAATTCAGGTACAAAACCGGAGTTGTCATCGAGCAGACTAAGCCTGGATGCGTGTTGGTTGATATAGTTTATTAGAGACAAATGGAGGACATGATCAAAAGAGAAGTAGATCATAACAGGTTGTGTTCTTACTTATATACAAAATTGTGAGGAAGCTAATGTAGCTCCCAATGATGTCTAAGATGGTCACATAAAGGATGGTCTGCCACATGAATGAagtttaattataaatgaacAATGAATCTTGATATATGCTGTATGGAAACTAAAGGAATTTGTGTGACGTATATGTAGCAAAGATTCACCCAGAGAAAGGTTTTGATGTCTTTCCCATATGAAATCTCATAAAGCATAAGGAGAAGGCCCTCAATCTTTAAAAACAAGGCTCTAAGTCGGGAATCTTGTAGATTTATCTCTTCTGGAGTGGGAGGCCTCCTGTATGAGATTGGTTAAACGAGAGCTCTGCGGTTAGTTTTCTAAGTTCATTCCACAGAATGAATGACGTACTAAATTGTAAAAGATGCCTgtctatatatttgtattttggtaGGTACCGTGTTATAAAGAGTTGTCCGAACTTGGCCCAAAGGAAGAGgaggagcatgaagagcaacagGATCGAACAGAGAAGTGGAACAATTCGAGCCTCCATGATCTCCAAGGGGAACCAGAAAAGTGTGGCCGTTACAAGTGTTATCCCCGAGTTTATCTTGTCCTTCCACACACATAGATCCGCCACTGCAACAACATTTCCAATGTATGGTAAAGCGTGTAAGTCTCTNNNNNNNNNNNNNNNNNNNNNNNNNNNNNNNNNNNNNNNNNNNNNNNNNNNNNNNNNNNNNNNNNNNNNNNNNNNNNNNNNNNNNNNNNNNNNNNNNNNNNNNNNNNNNNNNNNNNNNNNNNNNNNNNNNNNNNNNNNNNNNNNNNNNNNNNNNNNNNNNNNNNNNNNNNNNNNNNNNNNNNNNNNNNNNNNNNNNNNNNNNNNNNNNNNNNNNNNNNNNNNNNNNNNNNNNNNNNNNNNNNNNNNNNNNNNNNNNNNNNNNNNNNNNNNNNNNNNNNNNNNNNNNNNNNNNNNNNNNNNNNNNNNNNNNNNNNNNNNNNNNNNNNNNNNNNNNNNNNNNNNNNNNNNNNNNNNNNNNNNNNNNNNNNNNNNNNNNNNNNNNNNNNNNNNNNNNNNNNNNNNNNNNNNNNNNNNNNNNNNNNNNNNNNNNNNNNNNNNNNNNNNNNNNNNNNNNNNNNNNNNNNNNNNNNNNNNNNNNNNNNNNNNNNNNNNNNNNNNNNNNNNNNNNNNNNNNNNNNNNNNNNNNNNNNNNNNNNNNNNNNNNNNNNNNNNNNNNNNNNNNNNNNNNNNNNNNNNNNNNNNNNNNNNNNNNNNNNNNNNNNNNNNNNNNNNNNNNNNNNNNNNNNNNNNNNNNNNNNNNNNNNNNNNNNNNNNNNNNNNNNNNNNNNNNNNNNNNNNNNNNNNNNNNNNNNNNNNNNNNNNNNNNNNNNNNNNNNNNNNNNNNNNNNNNNNNNNNNNNNNNNNNNNNNNNNNNNNNNNNNNNNNNNNNNNNNNNNNNNNNNNNNNNNNNNNNNNNNNNNNNNNNNNNNNNNNNNNNNNNNNNNNNNNNNNNNNNNNNNNNNNNNNNNNNNNNNNNNNNNNNNNNNNNNNNNNNNNNNNNNNNNNNNNNNNNNNNNNNNNNNNNNNNNNNNNNNNNNNNNNNNNNNNNNNNNNNNNNNNNNNNNNNNNNNNNNNNNNNNNNNNNNNNNNNNNNNNNNNNNNNNNNNNNNNNNNNNNNNNNNNNNNNNNNNNNNNNNNNNNNNNNNNNNNNNNNNNNNNNNNNNNNNNNNNNNNNNNNNNNNNNNNNNNNNNNNNNNNNNNNNNNNNNNNNNNNNNNNNNNNNNNNNNNNNNNNNNNNNNNNNNNNNNNNNNNNNNNNNNNNNNNNNNNNNNNNNNNNNNNNNNNNNNNNNNNNNNNNNNNNNNNNNNNNNNNNNNNNNNNNNNNNNNNNNNNNNNNNNNNNNNNNNNNNNNNNNNNNNNNNNNNNNNNNNNNNNNNNNNNNNNNNNNNNNNNNNNNNNNNNNNNNNNNNNNNNNNNNNNNNNNNNNNNNNNNNNNNNNNNNNNNNNNNNNNNNNNNNNNNNNNNNNNNNNNNNNNNNNNNNNNNNNNNNNNNNNNNNNNNNNNNNNNNNNNNNNNNNNNNNNNNNNNNNNNNNNNNNNNNNNNNNNNNNNNNNNNNNNNNNNNNNNNNNNNNNNNNNNNNNNNNNNNNNNNNNNNNNNNNNNNNNNNNNNNNNNNNNNNNNNNNNNNNNNNNNNNNNNNNNNNNNNNNNNNNNNNNNNNNNNNNNNNNNNNNNNNNNNNNNNNNNNNNNNNNNNNNNNNNNNNNNNNNNNNNNNNNNNNNNNNNNNNNNNNNNNNNNNNNNNNNNNNNNNNNNNNNNNNNNNNNNNNNNNNNNNNNNNNNNNNNNNNNNNNNNNNNNNNNNNNNNNNNNNNNNNNNNNNNNNNNNNNNNNNNNNNNNNNNNNNNNNNNNNNNNNNNNNNNNNNNNNNNNNNNNNNNNNNNNNNNNNNNNNNNNNNNNNNNNNNNNNNNNNNNNNNNNNNNNNNNNNNNNNNNNNNNNNNNNNNNNNNNNNNNNNNNNNNNNNNNNNNNNNNNNNNNNNNNNNNNNNNNNNNNNNNNNNNNNNNNNNNNNNNNNNNNNNNNNNNNNNNNNNNNNNNNNNNNNNNNNNNNNNNNNNNNNNNNNNNNNNNNNNNNNNNNNNNNNNNNNNNNNNNNNNNNNNNNNNNNNNNNNNNNNNNNNNNNNNNNNNNNNNNNNNNNNNNNNNNNNNNNNNNNNNNNNNNNNNNNNNNNNNNNNNNNNNNNNNNNNNNNNNNNNNNNNNNNNNNNNNNNNNNNNNNNNNNNNNNNNNNNNNNNNNNNNNNNNNNNNNNNNNNNNNNNNNNNNNNNNNNNNNNNNNNNNNNNNNNNNNNNNNNNNNNNNNNNNNNNNNNNNNNNNNNNNNNNNNNNNNNNNNNNNNNNNNNNNNNNNNNNNNNNNNNNNNNNNNNNNNNNNNNNNNNNNNNNNNNNNNNNNNNNNNNNNNNNNNNNNNNNNNNNNNNNNNNNNNNNNNNNNNNNNNNNNNNNNNNNNNNNNNNNNNNNNNNNNNNNNNNNNNNNNNNNNNNNNNNNNNNNNNNNNNNNNNNNNNNNNNNNNNNNNNNNNNNNNNNNNNNNNNNNNNNNNNNNNNNNNNNNNNNNNNNNNNNNNNNNNNNNNNNNNNNNNNNNNNNNNNNNNNNNNNNNNNNNNNNNNNNNNNNNNNNNNNNNNNNNNNNNNNNNNNNNNNNNNNNNNNNNNNNNNNNNNNNNNNNNNNNNNNNNNNNNNNNNNNNNNNNNNNNNNNNNNNNNNNNNNNNNNNNNNNNNNNNNNNNNNNNNNNNNNNNNNNNNNNNNNNNNNNNNNNNNNNNNNNNNNNNNNNNNNNNNNNNNNNNNNNNNNNNNNNNNNNNNNNNNNNNNNNNNNNNNNNNNNNNNNNNNNNNNNNNNNNNNNNNNNNNNNNNNNNNNNNNNNNNNNNNNNNNNNNNNNNNNNNNNNNNNNNNNNNNNNNNNNNNNNNNNNNNNNNNNNNNNNNNNNNNNNNNNNNNNNNNNNNNNNNNNNNNNNNNNNNNNNNNNNNNNNNNNNNNNNNNNNNNNNNNNNNNNNNNNNNNNNNNNNNNNNNNNNNNNNNNNNNNNNNNNNNNNNNNNNNNNNNNNNNNNNNNNNNNNNNNNNNNNNNNNNNNNNNNNNNNNNNNNNNNNNNNNNNNNNNNNNNNNNNNNNNNNNNNNNNNNNNNNNNNNNNNNNNNNNNNNNNNNNNNNNNNNNNNNNNNNNNNNNNNNNNNNNNNNNNNNNNNNNNNNNNNNNNNNNNNNNNNNNNNNNNNNNNNNNNNNNNNNNNNNNNNNNNNNNNNNNNNNNNNNNNNNNNNNNNNNNNNNNNNNNNNNNNNNNNNNNNNNNNNNNNNNNNNNNNNNNNNNNNNNNNNNNNNNNNNNNNNNNNNNNNNNNNNNNNNNNNNNNNNNNNNNNNNNNNNNNNNNNNNNNNNNNNNNNNNNNNNNNNNNNNNNNNNNNNNNNNNNNNNNNNNNNNNNNNNNNNNNNNNNNNNNNNNNNNNNNNNNNNNNNNNNNNNNNNNNNNNNNNNNNNNNNNNNNNNNNNNNNNNNNNNNNNNNNNNNNNNNNNNNNNNNNNNNNNNNNNNNNNNNNNNNNNNNNNNNNNNNNNNNNNNNNNNNNNNNNNNNNNNNNNNNNNNNNNNNNNNNNNNNNNNNNNNNNNNNNNNNNNNNNNNNNNNNNNNNNNNNNNNNNNNNNNNNNNNNNNNNNNNNNNNNNNNNNNNNNNNNNNNNNNNNNNNNNNNNNNNNNNNNNNNNNNNNNNNNNNNNNNNNNNNNNNNNNNNNNNNNNNNNNNNNNNNNNNNNNNNNNNNNNNNNNNNNNNNNNNNNNNNNNNNNNNNNNNNNNNNNNNNNNNNNNNNNNNNNNNNNNNNNNNNNNNNNNNNNNNNNNNNNNNNNNNNNNNNNNNNNNNNNNNNNNNNNNNNNNNNNNNNNNNNNNNNNNNNNNNNNNNNNNNNNNNNNNNNNNNNNNNNNNNNNNNNNNNNNNNNNNNNNNNNNNNNNNNNNNNNNNNNNNNNNNNNNNNNNNNNNNNNNNNNNNNNNNNNNNNNNNNNNNNNNNNNNNNNNNNNNNNNNNNNNNNNNNNNNNNNNNNNNNNNNNNNNNNNNNNNNNNNNNNNNNNNNNNNNNNNNNNNNNNNNNNNNNNNNNNNNNNNNNNNNNNNNNNNNNNNNNNNNNNNNNNNNNNtctatatatttgtattttggtaGGTACCGTGTTATAAAGAGTTGTCCGAACTTGGCCCAAAGGAAGAGgaggagcatgaagagcaacagGATCGAACAGAGAAGTGGAACAATTCGAGCCTCCATGATCTCCAAGGGGAACCAGAAAAGTGTGGCCGTTACAAGTGTTATCCCCGAGTTTATCTTGTCCTTCCACACACATAGATCCGCCACTGCAACAACATTTCCAATGTATGGTAAAGCGTGTAAGTCTCTTCTTTCatacatttattcaaaaagtaTCAGTAAGTAGAGCCGTAGATGAGAAGAAAGAGTTTCTTAAGAAAATGCTAAAGCAGATTATAATGTCACCTGCTCCTTCACCAAGTATTTGATTTACAAGAGACATTGGTTATGTTGTGTTTGATTCTTTAAACGAGACTTGCAATGTTCACAATTCATAAACCATAGTCAATCGTGATTATATAAGTAAGATAAATCTCCTCATGTCAGCTTCTTTCGGCATGCTTTTTAGTCTTTATTTAACTGTAATCGTAGCTTGTTTATGGTAG
The Camelina sativa cultivar DH55 chromosome 6, Cs, whole genome shotgun sequence genome window above contains:
- the LOC104789885 gene encoding reticulon-like protein B15, coding for MEARIVPLLCSILLLFMLLLFLWAKFGQLFITRRPPTPEEINLQDSRLRALFLKIEGLLLMLYEISYGKDIKTFLWTILYVTILDIIGSYISFLTILYISLVCSMTTPVLYLNFQGAIDSFIGKVSEEKNKILGVVKSKVVSKIPRAVKVE